From the Garra rufa chromosome 17, GarRuf1.0, whole genome shotgun sequence genome, one window contains:
- the LOC141289474 gene encoding NLR family CARD domain-containing protein 3-like, with protein MKKELKMFKEVLSLDYPSRSEREEEDEGQRKVREGLLKITLNVLKEMNQTDLANTLQTRLAPLYLKQHKCSLNKKFQRINEGISNQGSSISLHEIYTELYITEGGSGEVNNEHEVRQIETACRRPERQGTSIKCNDIFRPSPGKSKPILTVLTKGVAGIGKTVSVQKFILDWAEEKANQDLHFIFPLPFRELNLIKHRNLSLMEILRHFFTHMNELTSTDFDDFKVLFIFDGLDECRLPLDFLNNPSLSDVTQSASVDVLLSNLIKGNLLPSALLWITSRPTAANQIPPEFVDLVTDVRGFNDPQKDEYFRKKINDQSLASKIVAHIKASRSLYIMCHIPVFCWISASVLEEMMAEAESAEIPKTLTQMFIHFLIFQTKLKSMKYDGKCDIDHKQARNSILSLGNLAFQQLEKGNLIFYEEDLRECGIDVRDASVYSGVCTQIFREEFGLYLEKVYSFVHLTIQEFIAALYVFLCFFRQTGRANMFRSTLTDLIKNEVDRALKSENGHLDLFLRFLLGLSLESNHTLLKCLLKKTRNRPHNKQEVVEYIKMKIRENSSSEKAINLFHCLNELNDDSLVQEVQIYLSSTGTSCLSTVTLSPSQWSALVFVLLNSEEKLDEFKLSKYHKSEECLLRLLPVIKTSTKADMNGCNLTAESCSALASVLSSNSSSLTDLNMSDNKLQDLGVKLLSTGLKDPDCNLKTLQLYNCSIGEKGCSALASALRSNPSHLRELNLGCNTLGDSGVKLLSGLLQDPCCQLETLILPNCNFGEEGCSVLALALKSNPSHLRELNLGFNEPGELGLKLLSVLLQDAHCQLEKLLLPNCSIGEKACAALVSALKSNPSHLRELNLNYNELGDTGMNLLSDLLQDPNCKLEALHVSRCNLTEKSCSALASVLSSNSSSLIKLNLSYSSLQDSGVMLLCAGLKHRHCKLKILQLCNCSIGERGCAALASGLRSNPSHLRELDLNYNKLGDSGVKLLSDLLQDQRCKLEKLQMYNCNIGEEGCAALISAVRLNPSHLRELNLGCNKLGNSGVQLLSDVLEDPYCKLKILK; from the exons ATGAAGAAAGAGCTGAAGATGTTTAAAGAAGTCCTGAGCCTAGATTACCCATCACGGTCTGAGAGAGAAGAGGAGGATGAAGGTCAGAGAAAAGTCAGAGAAGGGCTTCTGAAGATCACACTGAATGTCCTGAAGGAGATGAACCAGACAGACCTTGCTAACACACTACAGACAA GGCTTGCCCCTTTGTATTTGAAACAACACAAATGCAGCCTTAATAAGAAATTTCAGAGAATTAATGAAGGAATATCAAATCAAGGAAGCTCTATATCTCTGCACGAGATCTACACAGAGTTGTACATCACAGAAGGAGGGAGTGGAGAGGTCAATAATGAAcatgaggtgagacagattgagacaGCATGTAGAAGACCAGAAAGACAGGGGACATCAATCAAATGCAATGACATATTTAGACCTTCACCTGGAAAAAGTAAACCCATCCTAACTGTGCTGACTAAAGGAGTTGCTGGGATTGGAAAAACAGTTTCAGTGCAGAAATTCATTTTAGACTGGGCAGAAGAAAAAGCCAATCAGGATCTTCACttcatatttccacttcctttcagagaACTGAATTTGATAAAGCACAGAAACCTCAGTTTGATGGAGATTCTTCGTCATTTTTTCACACATATGAATGAACTGACATCAACTGATTTTGAtgactttaaagtcctgtttatctttgatggtctggatgaatgTCGCCTTCCTCTTGATTTCCTAAACAATCCAAGCTTGTCTGATGTAACACAGTCAGCCTCTGTGGATGTGTTGCTGTCAAACCTCATCAAGGGaaatctgcttccttctgctctccTCTGGATCACCTCTCGACCtacagcagccaatcagatccctcCTGAGTTTGTTGACCTGGTTACAGATGTAAGAGGGTTCAATGATCCTCAAAAGGATGAATATTTTCGGAAGAAGATAAATGATCAGAGTCTTGCCAGTAAAATCGTTGCACACATTAAAGCATCAAGAAGCCTGTACATTATGTGTCAcatcccagtcttctgctggatttcagcctCTGTTCTAGAGGAAATGATGGCTGAAGCAGAGAGTGCAGAGATCCCCAAGACTCTCACTCAAATGTTCATACACTTCCTTATCTTTCAGACCAAACTAAAATCCATGAAATATGATGGAAAATGTGATATAGATCATAAACAGGCTAGAAATAGTATCCTGTCACTTGGAAATCTGGCTTTTCAACAGCTGGAAAAGGGGAACCTGATCTTCTACGAAGAGGATCTGAGAGAGTGTGGCATTGATGTCAGAGATGCATCAGTGTATTCAGGAGTTTGTACCCAAATCTTTAGAGAGGAGTTTGGGCTGTACCTGGAGAAGGTGTACAGCTTTGTTCATCTGACCATCCAGGAGTTTATTGCGGCTTTATATGTGTTTCTTTGCTTTTTCAGACAAACAGGACGTGCTAACATGTTCAGATCAACTTTGACTGATTTAATAAAGAATGAAGTGGACAGGGCCTTGAAGAGTGAGAATGGTCACCTTGATCTTTTCCTCAGATTCCTGCTGGGTCTCTCCCTGGAGTCCAATCACACTCTCCTAAAATGTCTACTGAAAAAGACAAGAAACAGACCTCACAACAAACAGGAAGTAGTTGAGTACATTAAGATGAAGATCAGAGAAAATTCCTCTTCAGAGAAAGccatcaatctgttccactgtctgaatgaactgaatgaTGACTCTCTAGTGCAGGAAGTCCAAATATACCTGAGCAGCACAGGTACCAGTTGTCTTTCAACAGTCACACTCTCTCCTTCTCAATGGTCAGCTCTGGTGTTTGTGCTGCTGAACTCAGAAGAGAAGCTGGATGAGTTTAAACTGAGTAAATATCATAAATCCGAGGAATGCCTTCTGAGGCTGCTGCCAGtgataaaaacatctacaaaagcAGA TATGAATGGCTGTAATCTCACAGCAGAAAGCTGTTCAGCTCTGGCCTCAGTTCTCAGCTCAAACTCCTCAAGTCTGACAGATCTGAACATGAGTGACAATAAACTGCAAGATTTAGGAGTGAAGCTGCTCTCTACTGGACTGAAGGATCCTGACTGTAATCTTAAGACATTACA GTTGTATAACTGCAGTATTGGAGAGAAAGGTTGTTCTGCTTTGGcatcagctctgagatcaaacccctcacacctaaGAGAACTTAATCTGGGCTGTAATACTCTAGGAgactcaggagtgaagctgctctCTGGTCTACTGCAGGATCCATGCTGTCAACTGGAGACATTAAT ACTACCTAACTGCAATTTTGGAGAGGAAGGTTGTTCGGTTCTGGCAttagctctgaaatcaaacccctcacacctcaGAGAGCTTAATCTGGGCTTCAATGAACCAGGAGAACTAGGATTGAAGCTGCTTTCTGTTCTGCTGCAGGATGCACACTGTCAACTGGAGAAACTATT ACTTCCCAACTGCAGTATTGGAGAGAAAGCTTGTGCTGCTCTGGTTTCAGCTCTAAAATCAAATccttcacacctgagagaactgaatttGAATTATAATGAGCTAGGAGACACAGGAATGAATCTGCTCTCTGATCTACTGCAGGATCCAAACTGTAAACTGGAAGCACTACA TGTAAGTCGCTGTAATCTCACAGAGAAAAGCTGTTCAGCTCTGGCCTCAGTTCTTAGCTCAAACTCCTCAAGTCTGATAAAGCTAAACCTGAGTTACAGCAGTCTACAGGATTCTGGAGTGATGCTGCTATGTGCTGGACTAAAACATCGTCACTGTAAACTAAAGATATTACA GCTGTGTAACTGCAGTATTGGAGAGAGAGGTTGTGCCGCTCTGGCTTCAGGTCTGAGATCAAatccctcacacctgagagaactggatctgaactataataaactaggagactcaggagtgaagctgctctCTGATCTACTACAGGATCAAcgctgtaaactggagaaactacA